AGTTTGCACATTCCGTACAGGCAAAGGATCAACGTGTTGCGATAGCCAAAGTGCAACTGATACATTCCCGCCATTGATCACACCGTTGAATATGCATGTCTGAGCAGTCTGTACACGGCCATATCCTGATTCTTGATGACGATGAGGACGTTGCGATCGCAGCGCGTCTGTTGTTGCGACGGCGATTTGCCCGCATTAGCTGGCTGTCTGATCCGTCGCAGCTGGAACACACCTTGCAACAGGGTATGCCCGATGTCGTGTTGCTCGATTTCAACTTTACAGTCGGCCGCACTGACGGCACCGAAGGAATCGATACCCTGACGCGGCTTGTTTCAAAACCGCTTGCGCCCGCCGTCATTGCCATGACCGCGTATGCCGATGTGCCGCTTGCAGTACGTGCGCTTAAACTCGGTGCAACAGACTTTGTTACCAAGCCTTGGGATAACCAGCGGCTGATCAGTACCATCGAGGCGGCACTTGCCAGCCGGACCCCTCGTCAATCAGCTCATGCGAGCGGTGCCTCGCCGCTATTGGGTGAATCTACGGCCATGCGCCAGCTCAATGCCATGATTCACAGCGTCGCCCCCACCGAGGCAAATATCCTGATTCTGGGTGAAAATGGAGTAGGTAAAGAGCTGGTTGCACGAGAGATCCACGCACGTTCGCTACGCCACCGGGCACCCTTTCAGGCCATTGACATGGGCGCCGTGCCTGAATCCACTTTTGAGAGCGAGCTGTTCGGACATAAGCGCGGTGCATTCACCGATGCCCGGCAGGATCGAGAAGGCCGATTTCTAGCCGCCCAGGGCGGTACTTTGTTTCTGGATGAAATCGGCAATATGCCGTTGTCTGCGCAGGCGCGACTTCTGACGGCATTAGAGCGGCGACATATCACGCCTGTTGGCGGTGATCACCCGATTCCATTGGATGTGCGTATTGTCAGCGCCACCAATCTCGCCGAACTGAAGCTATTCGATCCACAGATATTCCGAACCGATTTGCTCTTCAGGCTCAATACCATTGTGCTGCGCGTACCGCCGCTGCGAGAACGCCAGGCAGACATTCCTTTACTGCTGGATCACTATCTTCGGACATATGCGCTCCAGTACCGCAAACCCCTGCGTCCAATTGAACCCGACGCGCTGGCCGCGCTAACCGCCCATGCATGGCCGGGCAATATTCGGGCACTGCGCCACGCATGCGAGCGCGCGACGATTCTGTCACCCCACGACACATTCAGACTGCTCGATTTCGCGATAAGCGAGCCGCACCCCACCCACTCCGGCGGAGTGACCGAAGTAGGATATCCGGAGGATTCCACACTGGCCGAACAGGAACGGCAGACCATTACCGACGTGATGGCGGCCTGTGAAGGCAATATCAGTCAGGCTGCCAAAAAGCTGGGCTTGTCACGCGCCGCACTGTACAGACGACTGGAAAAGCATGGCCTCTGAACCGCGCGGATGGCGCCCACTGCTGCGTCCCCTGATGGCGTGCCTGCTTTTCTGCTCGGGCGTCACTGCACTGTGCTGCCTGCTTATCCCGCCACTTACGCTGACCGATGACATCCGCATGCGTTTACTGGTTCTGGCCATATTGGCAGTCATCATTGGTGTGCCGCTTTTACTGACATCGTTGCGCACACTACAAGCGGGGGAGACTCCCATCGAGGAGGCATCCCCTCCCCCGGTGCAGGATGCATTGGACATGATGTCCCGTCTTCATGCGCTGGAAGCACGTCTGGATCATGCGCCGATTGCATTATTCAGGCAAAGCGCCGGGCAGTGTGCTCCCCTGAACACACGTGCACACCGCCTCATTGCCCCCGGACGCTTCCATCCTCCCATCGCACTGTATGGCATGTTTAACGACACCCCGGGTGATCATCAGCAACTGGTCAGCTTTGAATCGGAGCGTGGTGCCGAACGTGTCCTGTTTGCCGCTACTACCCTGTTAGTTGCAGGACAACAAGAACGCCTCATTGCGCTCCTGCCGGTCGAAAGTGAACTAGAAGCCGAAACGCTCCACGCCTGGCAGCAACTCGTGCACGTGCTGACGCATGAAATCATGAACTCACTTACCCCCGTGGCCTCGCTCTCCAGAACGGCGCTCGAATTAATGGAGATTTCAGATCAGGACATCGATGCACGAAGCGATCTGCATACGGCGCTTGAGGCCATCAGTCGCCGTGCTGACAGCCTGGCCGCGTTTGTATCCAGTTATCGCCGTTTGTCTGCCCTGCCCGCGCCCATCATGGAACGCACACCGGTCAGCCAGCTATTTGCGCGCCTGGAAGCACTGATTCGTCCGGAATGGGATGCCGTTCAGGGTCATCTTCGTTTGAGTATCGAACCGCCGACTGTCGAACTCATGTGCGATTCAGGTCAACTTGAGCAAGCATTCATTAATCTTGCCCGAAATGCACTGGAAGCCTGCCGGCAATCAAATCCTCCGTGCCTGAATATCAGTGCCAGACTCAGTAAAGGCGGGCGTTTGCGCATTGAGGTCAGTGATAATGGTCCCGGCGTGCCAGATGCCATCACCAGCCAGATTTTTACGCCGTTCTTTTCGACCAAATCCAAAGGTCGGGGCATCGGCCTCGCACTCGTTAGACAACTCGTTCATAACAACCACGGGACCGTCAGACTCGCACACGGCATCAGCCAAGGTGCCCGTTTCATTCTGACCTTTTGATTGATCCCCCATCTATCACAGGAGTCTTGCATGTTTCGCCCTGTTTTCCCGCTGTCCGCCATCGCCCTGTCAATATGCCTCTTGAGCGTTAGCCCGGATACGACTGCTAAAGCAGCCCCCAGACCAGCTGCACGACCGGACGCCATGGCACAGACGCTGAAAACACAACTGGCAAACGTCGCCCATGACTTTTACGAGCTGCAGATCCGCTTTGATCCCATGCGGGCAACCGATTATGGCGAAAACCGCTATGACGACCAGCTTGGCAAAAATAATGATCCGGCCGAGGTACGCAAGCAATACCAGACATTGCATATCCTGCAGCGAAGGCTTGCAGCTATTAAACGTCATCAGCTAGATGATAAGGACAAGCTGACATGGGATGTTCTGGAATACGAACTCCGCTCGGCGCTTGCGCTGGAACGGTTTCCCGCCTATCTGCTCCCGATCGACCAGATGGGAAGCATTCCGGTCACGCTGGCGAGTTATGGCAGTGGTGAAGACAACCAACCGCTGGATACCCCCAAGCAGTATCGCGCCTACCTGAGTCGTTTGCGCCAACTCCCCCACTGGATAGATCAGTCCATGCTGAATATGCGCCGTGGCATGCGCCAGCACATTGTTCTGCCTAAAGCACTGATACGCTCAACACTCCCGCAGTATCAGAGCCTGCTGGCCAAGTCTGAGAACGACAACCTGTACCTGAAACCCATCCATCGCTTCCCGGCTGACTTTTCTAGCGCGGACAAGCAAGCGTTGAGCAAAGACTTCACACGGACAGTGCAACAGCAGGTTATGCCCGCACTGCGCAGACTGACCACATTTATGGAACAGGAATACCTGCCGGCCTGTCGTGATACAGCGGGCATCAGCAGCCTGCCTGATGGCAAGGAGTGGTATCAGGCTCGCATTTTCACCCAGACAGGATCCAATCTTAAACCGTCTGTTATTCACGAGATCGGGCTCAAAGAAGTAGCGCGCATCCAGTCTGAATTTGCGAAGCTGGCACCCAAGCTCGGGTATGACGGCCCGGCTGCGGGCTTACCCAAGTGGGTACATGAGCAGCCTCGCTACCATCCCTTTACATCCGAAGATCAGGTGATTGCGGAATACAAGCGCATTGCGGCCAACGTGTATAGCAAGCTTCCGCAACTGTTCAATCATCTGCCTGGCACACCGATGGATATCCGCCTCGAGCCAGAAATCAGTCGCAAAACGGCCTCGGATCATTACTCAGGCCCGTCATCTGACGGTACCCGGCCGGGGGTTTTCTGGGCAGTGGTCAATGATCCAGCAACCTACGGGCAAGCTGGCATGACGACATTATTCCTGCATGAAGGCGTCCCCGGTCATCATTTCCACAGCGCGACCATGCTGGAGATCGCGCTGCCCGCATTTCGTAAATTCAGTGGCAACAATGCCTATACCGAAGGCTGGGCGCTGTATGCGGAAACACTCGGCAAAGAAATGGGGCTGTATGACGCCGATCCGCTTGCCTATGAAGGACACCTCACAGACGAATTGCTTCGCGCAGCTCGCTTGGTCGTTGATACCGGCTTGCATGACAAGGGCTGGTCACGCGAACAGGCGATTCAATACTTCCGTGAGACACTTGGCTATGACGAAGCCCGCGCCCGCAATGCTATTGAACGCTATATGGCCTGGCCCGGACAAGCGCTGGGTTACAAGATTGGCTCACTGAAAATCCAGGAGTTGCGTCAGCGTGCGCAAGACAAACTGGGCAGCCATTTCCGGCTGGCAGACTTCCATGATCAGATTTTGGGTGAGGGCACCCTGCCACTCAGCGTACTGGAATCACGGGTCGATCACTGGATTGAGACATCCGGTAGCAATCCTTGAGCATGCAATTTGATCGCGATCAATATGGGGAACCGGCGACAGGCATAACCTGATCTCAACGCCGGAAAGACAAGCAGGTCAACCCGGCAGGTTCCCAACATCGCACAGGATAGACCCATGCATATCGATCATCATCCCCTGATCTCCGAATTCCCGGAACACCGCGACAGCATCCATGTGCTGAAGCAGGACAGCGCCCACTTCGCCCGTCTGGCAGGCGAATACGAGTCGGTCGACAAGGCCATCACCCGCGCCGAAAACGGTGAAGACCGTCTGGGCACCGGCGAACTGGACGGCCTGAAGCACCAGCGCCTGTCGCTGAAGGATCAGCTGTACACCATGCTGCGCGATCACGCTGCCGTTTGATTCGCGAGCTGAGTCAAGCAAAACGCCCTGCTGATGCGGGGCGTTTTCGCTGGCAAGTGCTCAATTCAAAAGCAAACAGGCGGCCAAGCCGCCTGTTTTTTCCTTCACAAGACTGGACGATCTCACCGAGCGGGCTGGCGGTACCGGGTCAAGGAGACATTCGTCCCGATACCGCCACCTTGCGCGCTCGCCATCCTGATCGGATGACAGACGTTCCCCAACCCCTGTCATCTTTAGCATCAAATGATGCGGATGGCGCTCTCCCCAGTGAGACCGTTTCACCCATCCGCCTTAGCGGTAGTAAGCCTTTTCACCGTGCGATGTCACATCCAGACCTTCGCGCTCTTCGTCTTCCGGTACACGCAGACCAATGATCTTGTCGATCACGAAGAAGAGCACAACCGAGACCAGACCGGACCAGACCAGCGTGGTGCCTACAGCCTTGGCCTGAACAATCACTTGATCAACAATGGAGTAGGTTGGCGCAACTGCATTGGCAACATAGTCGTAGATGCCCGTGCCACCCAGTGCCGGATCAGCAAACACACCCGTCATCAGCGCGCCGAAGATACCGCCCACGCCGTGTACACCGAACACGTCCAGTGCATCGTCGGCACCCAGCAGCTTCTTCAGGCCATGCACACCCCACAGGCAGACTGCACCTGCCAGCGCGCCGATCGCCATCGCACCACCGACCCCCACGAACCCACAAGCCGGGGTAATCGCAACCAGACCAGCCACCGCACCGGATGCAGCACCCAGCATGGAGGGCTTGCCCTTCCAGACCCATTCGATAGCGGTCCAGGAGAATGCGGCAATCGCAGTTGCCACCCAGGTGTTTACGAAAGCCAGTGCTGCGGTGCCATTGGCTTCCAGCGCGGAACCAGCATTAAACCCAAACCAGCCAAACCACAGCAGAGACGTACCGATCATTGTCATGGTCAGGCTATGCGGGGTCATCGCTTCGCGGCCGAGGCCAACACGCTTGCCTACAAAATAGGCACCCACCAGACCGGCAATCGCGGCATTGATGTGCACCACGGTACCACCAGCAAAGTCCAGCGCACCCTTTTGGAACAACCAACCAGCCGTCGAATTGGCCAGATCTGCTGCCTTGGCATCGGTATACGCATCCGGACCCGCCCAGAACCACACCATGTGCGCAATCGGCAGATAGGAAATCGTGAACCACAGCACCACAAACACCAGAATCGCGGAAAACTTGGCACGTTCGGCGAAGGCACCGACGATCAAGCCACAAGTGATCGCTGCAAATGCGCCCTGGAACACCACATAAGCAAACTCGCTCACCACCACGCCCTTGGAGAAGGTCGCGGCCACGCTGTCAGGCGTCACGCCCTTCAGGAACAGTTTGCCGAGGTTGCCGATATATGGCGTCGTTGCGGATGCGACTGCATCGCCATTGAAAGCCAGTGAGTAGCCATACACCACCCACAGCACGCTGATCACCGAGAAGATCACGAAGACCTGGATCAGGATGGACAGCATGTTCTTTTCGCGAACCAGACCACCGTAGAACAGGGCCAGACCGGGAATCGACATCAGAATCACGAAAGCTGCGGATACCAGCAACCAGGCATTGTCGCCCTTGTTAGCCACTGGGGCCGGAGCAGCAGGGGCTGCGGGTGTAGCAGCGGGCGCGGCGGCTTCTGCAGCAGGAGCTGCATCGGATGGTTTGGCGGCTTCGACGGGTTTGGCAGCATCGGCTGCAGGCGCCGCAACAGCGGCGACTGGCGCGGCTGCATCAGCGGGCTTTGCGTCTTCCGCGAACGCTGGCATCGCCAGCGCCAGCATCAGCGCGCAGATGGACATTAGTTTTTTCATGTTGGGTTCCCTCGTGCTCAGACTGCTTCGGTGCCGGTTTCGCCCGTACGAATCCGTACGGCCTGTTCCAGATCCCAGACAAAAATCTTGCCATCGCCGATCTTGCCGGTACGTGCAGCGGTTTCGATGGCTTCGATGACACGGTCGATCAGGTCATCAGCCACGGCGATTTCGACCTTTACCTTGGGCAGAAAATCAACCACATACTCGGCACCGCGATACAGCTCGGTGTGTCCCTTTTGACGTCCAAACCCCTTGACCTCGGTCACCGTAATACCTTGCACACCGATAGCCGAGAGCGCTTCGCGGACTTCATCAAGCTTGAACGGCTTGATAATGGCGGTAACGAATTTCATTCGTCGCTCCTTGATTCAAATGAATGTAAAAACTGAAAGACGGTGCGTACCGGCGGTACTCGTGGTACTACGCCTGTTCGGGCGGCTGGCGCGTTGAGCCTGAATGCCCGGCTGACTCATGAGTTAGCAACGAGCGTGCCACCCCGCAATTTCATTCAAAATCAATAAGATGACAAATGCGCGAAGTCTAGATGAAGCTTGAATGCACCATTGCAGTGCATTGTTTGTATATTGGTGCACGGAGGGGGTGCACTCAATGTTTGGATAGCCACCCATTCGCCTCCGCACACCGTACCAGATGCTCAATCAACCTGCGCACGCGAGCAGGCAAAGCCCTGCCATGCGGCCAGACGGCATAGACGGTGCGCCTGCCTGCATCCCAGTCCGGCAATACCACCACCAGCCGGTTCCCCGCGAAACTATCCTTGAGTTGCGTCTGGGGGATATAGAGCAAGCCCTGCCCCGCCTCTGCCAAGGCAATGGCCACCTGCATTTCATTGGCAACGAAGACTGGATGCTCAACGTGTATCTCGGCGTTCTCTCCGGATGGATGCTGAAAGTGCCACGTTCGCAGCGGATCAGCGACAATCAGGCGATGATTCATTAGCTCTGCGGGCGTGGCGGGCGTACCAAATCGTGCCAGATAATCGGGGGATGCAACCAACCGGACAGGCATAGATGCCAGTCTGCGCTGTCCAAATGAGGAGTCTGCCAGCGGTCCCACGCGAATCGCGAGATCTGCTCCCGCATCCAGCACATCTTCGCGATGATTGCTGAGTTGCAGATTCAGGCGGATATCAGGGTACTCAGCCATAAAGCTGGCCCAATACCTTTTAAAGGGTCCATTGGCCAAATTGACGGGCGCAAGCACACATATTTCACCTGCAAGGGCATTCAGATTCCCCTCCAGATCACCTGCCACCTGCTCCAGACGCGTCACCAGATCCCGGCAGGCTTCGTAGTATTGCCTGCCAGCCTGAGTAGGCACCAGTCGACGCGCACTCCGATGTAGCAATTGGGTCTGCAGGCGAACTTCCAGCGCCTGAAGCCTGCGCGTCACGGTCGCGGAGGGTATGTCCAGTTTAACGGCGGCCGCACGTAGGCTGCCTGCATCCACAATATGTACGAATAGCGCCAGATCATCCAGCATGATTTCATTTATGGAATTTGAGATTGATTTGTTCAGTGTATTTCCAATCTAGTCAGATGACTAGACTGGCAGCACTCATTTAACGGAGATCATCATGCCTAGTCCGATCAGCCCCCGTTTACTGTTTTCCGCGCTTATGTCCCTGCAGATGTCGCTGCTGATGACCTGCTGGATCACACTGATCAATCTCGGCTTTTCCGATCAGTTTTTTTCGCGCTGGATGCACGCATTCACGCTGGCCTGGCCCGCAGCCTTTTTTATCGTGCTACTCACGGCACCAGCAGTACAACGACTCACCCAGCGACTGCTCGACGCCGTCCGATCACTCAAAGGAGTACGCGCATGACGCCTGCACGCTTGCCCTACGCGGATCTTGCCCCCGCCATTTTCAGAGGATTGAAACAGGCGAAAACAGCGCTGGCCGAGGGCGTACTGCCGACTTCGCTATTAGAACTTGTGTATCTGCGCGTATCCCAGATGAATGGCTGTGAATTTTGCATGAGGATGCACAGCGAGGCGGCTCGCCGAGCAGGTATATCCCAATCCAAGCTGGATGTACTACCCGGCTGGCAGATTAGCAGCCACTTTGATGCACGAGAGCATGCTGCGCTTGCCTGGTGCGAATCAGTCACTCATCTGGCGGTTATCCATGTACCGGATTGCGATTACCTGCCGCTGCGTGAACTGTTTAGTGATCAGGAAATCGCCGAGCTGACACTGGCCATCGCCACCATGAACGCTCTGAATCGCGTCGCCGTTGCCATGCGTCAATAATTTCGCCCACTCTCAGGCAGCGCCCGCCGCCAGTTTTGCTACACTAGCGGCCTATACCAGATTACTTCAGGGGCGCTGCCATGTTGTCGCACAAATTGCTTGATGAAATGCACCAGAAATTCTCCGAGGCACTGGCTGCCAGCCCGGCCAAGGACATCGAGAAGAACGCCAAGGCCGCGCTGTCTGCCGCCTTGTCCAAGCTTGATTTGGTCACCCGTGAAGAGTTCGACATTCAGTCTGCTGTGCTTGCCAAAACCCGCGAAAAGCTCGCCGATCTGGAAGCGCGTATTGCCAAGCTGGAAGCGGCGGCAACAGCCAAGGCAAGTGATCCGCAGGACGGCATCTGATCTTACGTAAAATTTGAAACGTGAAATGTGAAATGTAGGGGCAGCCAAAGCTGCCCCTTGTTGTTCATGCTGGCTGAGCTTGTCGAAGCCCGCCTACATCAAGATCACATCAAACTGTTCCTGGGTATAAGCCGACTCGACCTGCAGCGAGATCGGTTTGCCGATGAAATCGGCGAGCATGGCCAGATTGGCGGATTCTTCGTCGAGGAACATGTCGATCACGGTCTGCGCGCCGAGGATGCGGTATTCACGCGCATTGAACTGGCGAGCTTCGCGCAGGATTTCGCGCAGAATTTCGTAGCATACCGTCTGCGCGGTCTTGATCTCTCCACGTCCAGTACACACCGGGCATGGCTCGCACAGGATATGCGCCAGGCTCTCGCGGGTGCGCTTGCGGGTAATCTCCACCAGACCGAGGCTGGTAAAGCCGGAGACGGTGATCTTGGTACGATCCTTGTCCAGCGCTTTCTGTAGCTCCTGCATCACCTGATCACGGTGCTCGGCGTTATCCATGTCGATAAAATCGACAATGATGATGCCGCCCAGATTGCGCAAACGCAGTTGCCGCGCGATCACTTGAGTTGCTTCGAGATTGGTCTTGAATATCGTATCGTCGAAGGAGCGCGTGCCGACAAAGCCGCCGGTATTCACGTCGATGGTGGTCATGGCTTCGGTCTGGTCGATGATCAGATAGCCGCCAAACTTCAGATTCACCCGCCGCGCCAGCGCACGTTCGATTTCGGCCTCCACGCCGTGCATTTCGAACAGCGGTCGCTCGCCCTGATAGTGCTCAAGCTTGGGCGCTACCTGATGCACAAACTGGCTGGCAAACTCGACCATCTTCTGGTAAGTCTCGCGCGAGTCGACAATCACTTTTTCCGAATCATCCGTTACCACATCGCGCAGCACCCGCTGAGCCAGACTCAAATCCTGATACAGCAAGGTTTTGGGCGGCAGGGTACGTGACTTTTGCTTGATATCGGCCCAGATCAGATTCAGATATT
The nucleotide sequence above comes from Burkholderiaceae bacterium DAT-1. Encoded proteins:
- a CDS encoding sigma-54 dependent transcriptional regulator, encoding MSEQSVHGHILILDDDEDVAIAARLLLRRRFARISWLSDPSQLEHTLQQGMPDVVLLDFNFTVGRTDGTEGIDTLTRLVSKPLAPAVIAMTAYADVPLAVRALKLGATDFVTKPWDNQRLISTIEAALASRTPRQSAHASGASPLLGESTAMRQLNAMIHSVAPTEANILILGENGVGKELVAREIHARSLRHRAPFQAIDMGAVPESTFESELFGHKRGAFTDARQDREGRFLAAQGGTLFLDEIGNMPLSAQARLLTALERRHITPVGGDHPIPLDVRIVSATNLAELKLFDPQIFRTDLLFRLNTIVLRVPPLRERQADIPLLLDHYLRTYALQYRKPLRPIEPDALAALTAHAWPGNIRALRHACERATILSPHDTFRLLDFAISEPHPTHSGGVTEVGYPEDSTLAEQERQTITDVMAACEGNISQAAKKLGLSRAALYRRLEKHGL
- a CDS encoding HAMP domain-containing histidine kinase, which translates into the protein MACLLFCSGVTALCCLLIPPLTLTDDIRMRLLVLAILAVIIGVPLLLTSLRTLQAGETPIEEASPPPVQDALDMMSRLHALEARLDHAPIALFRQSAGQCAPLNTRAHRLIAPGRFHPPIALYGMFNDTPGDHQQLVSFESERGAERVLFAATTLLVAGQQERLIALLPVESELEAETLHAWQQLVHVLTHEIMNSLTPVASLSRTALELMEISDQDIDARSDLHTALEAISRRADSLAAFVSSYRRLSALPAPIMERTPVSQLFARLEALIRPEWDAVQGHLRLSIEPPTVELMCDSGQLEQAFINLARNALEACRQSNPPCLNISARLSKGGRLRIEVSDNGPGVPDAITSQIFTPFFSTKSKGRGIGLALVRQLVHNNHGTVRLAHGISQGARFILTF
- a CDS encoding DUF885 domain-containing protein; this translates as MFRPVFPLSAIALSICLLSVSPDTTAKAAPRPAARPDAMAQTLKTQLANVAHDFYELQIRFDPMRATDYGENRYDDQLGKNNDPAEVRKQYQTLHILQRRLAAIKRHQLDDKDKLTWDVLEYELRSALALERFPAYLLPIDQMGSIPVTLASYGSGEDNQPLDTPKQYRAYLSRLRQLPHWIDQSMLNMRRGMRQHIVLPKALIRSTLPQYQSLLAKSENDNLYLKPIHRFPADFSSADKQALSKDFTRTVQQQVMPALRRLTTFMEQEYLPACRDTAGISSLPDGKEWYQARIFTQTGSNLKPSVIHEIGLKEVARIQSEFAKLAPKLGYDGPAAGLPKWVHEQPRYHPFTSEDQVIAEYKRIAANVYSKLPQLFNHLPGTPMDIRLEPEISRKTASDHYSGPSSDGTRPGVFWAVVNDPATYGQAGMTTLFLHEGVPGHHFHSATMLEIALPAFRKFSGNNAYTEGWALYAETLGKEMGLYDADPLAYEGHLTDELLRAARLVVDTGLHDKGWSREQAIQYFRETLGYDEARARNAIERYMAWPGQALGYKIGSLKIQELRQRAQDKLGSHFRLADFHDQILGEGTLPLSVLESRVDHWIETSGSNP
- a CDS encoding YdcH family protein; this translates as MHIDHHPLISEFPEHRDSIHVLKQDSAHFARLAGEYESVDKAITRAENGEDRLGTGELDGLKHQRLSLKDQLYTMLRDHAAV
- a CDS encoding ammonium transporter; protein product: MKKLMSICALMLALAMPAFAEDAKPADAAAPVAAVAAPAADAAKPVEAAKPSDAAPAAEAAAPAATPAAPAAPAPVANKGDNAWLLVSAAFVILMSIPGLALFYGGLVREKNMLSILIQVFVIFSVISVLWVVYGYSLAFNGDAVASATTPYIGNLGKLFLKGVTPDSVAATFSKGVVVSEFAYVVFQGAFAAITCGLIVGAFAERAKFSAILVFVVLWFTISYLPIAHMVWFWAGPDAYTDAKAADLANSTAGWLFQKGALDFAGGTVVHINAAIAGLVGAYFVGKRVGLGREAMTPHSLTMTMIGTSLLWFGWFGFNAGSALEANGTAALAFVNTWVATAIAAFSWTAIEWVWKGKPSMLGAASGAVAGLVAITPACGFVGVGGAMAIGALAGAVCLWGVHGLKKLLGADDALDVFGVHGVGGIFGALMTGVFADPALGGTGIYDYVANAVAPTYSIVDQVIVQAKAVGTTLVWSGLVSVVLFFVIDKIIGLRVPEDEEREGLDVTSHGEKAYYR
- the glnK gene encoding P-II family nitrogen regulator, yielding MKFVTAIIKPFKLDEVREALSAIGVQGITVTEVKGFGRQKGHTELYRGAEYVVDFLPKVKVEIAVADDLIDRVIEAIETAARTGKIGDGKIFVWDLEQAVRIRTGETGTEAV
- a CDS encoding LysR family transcriptional regulator is translated as MLDDLALFVHIVDAGSLRAAAVKLDIPSATVTRRLQALEVRLQTQLLHRSARRLVPTQAGRQYYEACRDLVTRLEQVAGDLEGNLNALAGEICVLAPVNLANGPFKRYWASFMAEYPDIRLNLQLSNHREDVLDAGADLAIRVGPLADSSFGQRRLASMPVRLVASPDYLARFGTPATPAELMNHRLIVADPLRTWHFQHPSGENAEIHVEHPVFVANEMQVAIALAEAGQGLLYIPQTQLKDSFAGNRLVVVLPDWDAGRRTVYAVWPHGRALPARVRRLIEHLVRCAEANGWLSKH
- a CDS encoding DUF2798 domain-containing protein, producing MPSPISPRLLFSALMSLQMSLLMTCWITLINLGFSDQFFSRWMHAFTLAWPAAFFIVLLTAPAVQRLTQRLLDAVRSLKGVRA
- a CDS encoding carboxymuconolactone decarboxylase family protein, translated to MTPARLPYADLAPAIFRGLKQAKTALAEGVLPTSLLELVYLRVSQMNGCEFCMRMHSEAARRAGISQSKLDVLPGWQISSHFDAREHAALAWCESVTHLAVIHVPDCDYLPLRELFSDQEIAELTLAIATMNALNRVAVAMRQ
- a CDS encoding accessory factor UbiK family protein translates to MLSHKLLDEMHQKFSEALAASPAKDIEKNAKAALSAALSKLDLVTREEFDIQSAVLAKTREKLADLEARIAKLEAAATAKASDPQDGI
- the rng gene encoding ribonuclease G, with product MKEHILINITPQETRVALIEEGVVQEIHVERSASRGIVGDIYLGVVKRVLPGMQSAFIEIGLERAAFLHIADVIEQRQHPGEPQRIERLMFEGQCVLVQVIKDPIGSKGARLSTQVSIAGRFLVYLPQEHHIGVSQRIEQGEGREHLRERLMKMLPEGRDHGGYIIRTSAEHATDDELHADIEYLNLIWADIKQKSRTLPPKTLLYQDLSLAQRVLRDVVTDDSEKVIVDSRETYQKMVEFASQFVHQVAPKLEHYQGERPLFEMHGVEAEIERALARRVNLKFGGYLIIDQTEAMTTIDVNTGGFVGTRSFDDTIFKTNLEATQVIARQLRLRNLGGIIIVDFIDMDNAEHRDQVMQELQKALDKDRTKITVSGFTSLGLVEITRKRTRESLAHILCEPCPVCTGRGEIKTAQTVCYEILREILREARQFNAREYRILGAQTVIDMFLDEESANLAMLADFIGKPISLQVESAYTQEQFDVILM